In Peromyscus leucopus breed LL Stock chromosome 11, UCI_PerLeu_2.1, whole genome shotgun sequence, a genomic segment contains:
- the LOC114697314 gene encoding 60S ribosomal protein L38-like, producing the protein MPRKTEEVKDFPLTARRKDAKSVKLKKNKDNVKFKVRCSRYLYTLVITDKEKAEKLKQSLPPGLAVKELK; encoded by the coding sequence ATGCCTCGGAAAACTGAGGAAGTCAAGGACTTTCCGCTCACAGCACGGCGGAAGGATGCTAAATCTGTCAAGCTCAAGAAGAACAAGGATAATGTGAAGTTCAAGGTTCGCTGCAGCAGGTACCTTTACACCCTGGTCATCACAGACAAGGAGAAGGCTGAGAAGCTGAAACAGTCCCTGCCCCCTGGTTTGGCAGTGAAGGAGCTCAAATGA